A DNA window from Oleomonas cavernae contains the following coding sequences:
- a CDS encoding FG-GAP repeat protein has translation MGDLNGDGKAEILVGMPDSKAGGNNSGAVYVVFGKGTGTAVDLADVAAGVGGFRIKGVTDDDAGAAVSGLGDVNGDGLGDILVGAPRSDSAYVVFGKADGTEVDLGDVRLGVGGYRILAEDVGDLDMLSVTGGGDFNRDGIGDLVIGAANNSEGGSDAGAVYVVWGGSSGTIDLAQVAQGFGGAKVVGAAGSLTGASVSVGPDLNGDGAVDLIIGAPGSGESVYTLFTPASWQPDMNIYGTAGDDVIGPGYGGAHVVGESADSILALGGNDTVSGGGGNDSIEGGAGNDTLNGEAGDDKLDGGTGADVMAGGAGNDSYVVDNALDQASELAGEGTDSVTASVNYTLGANVENLILTGAARVGTGNALANTITGTAGNDTLDGAAGADAMIGGAGNDGYKVDNAGDVVTEAAGGGTDTITASINYTLAANVENLVLTGAARVGTGNALANTITGTAGNDTLDGGAGADTLTGGAGNDAYSVDNGGDIVVELAGGGTDTVTASVAFTLAANVENLVLAGGARSGIGNALDNTITGTAGDDTLDGAAGADMLIGGAGNDSYKVDNAADVIVEAAGQGTDTVIAGIDYLLGDNGVENLVLTGAARSGTGNAGSNAITGTAGNDTLDGGAGRTR, from the coding sequence GTGGGCGACCTGAACGGCGACGGCAAGGCCGAGATCCTGGTCGGCATGCCGGACTCCAAGGCCGGCGGCAACAATTCGGGCGCCGTCTATGTGGTCTTCGGCAAAGGCACCGGCACGGCGGTCGACCTGGCCGATGTCGCCGCCGGCGTCGGCGGCTTTCGCATCAAGGGCGTCACGGACGATGACGCGGGCGCCGCCGTTTCGGGCCTGGGCGACGTCAACGGCGACGGCCTGGGCGACATCCTGGTGGGGGCGCCCCGGTCGGACAGCGCCTATGTGGTGTTCGGCAAGGCTGACGGCACCGAGGTCGACCTGGGCGACGTGCGGCTGGGCGTTGGCGGCTACCGTATCCTGGCCGAGGATGTCGGTGATCTCGACATGCTGTCGGTTACCGGCGGCGGCGACTTCAATCGCGACGGCATCGGCGATCTGGTGATCGGCGCGGCCAACAACAGCGAGGGCGGCTCGGATGCCGGCGCGGTCTATGTCGTCTGGGGCGGGTCCAGCGGCACGATCGACCTGGCGCAGGTGGCCCAGGGGTTCGGCGGCGCCAAGGTGGTGGGGGCGGCGGGCAGCCTGACGGGCGCCAGCGTCTCGGTCGGGCCCGATCTGAACGGCGACGGCGCGGTGGACCTGATCATCGGGGCGCCCGGCTCGGGCGAGAGCGTCTACACGCTGTTCACCCCGGCAAGCTGGCAGCCCGACATGAATATCTACGGCACCGCGGGCGACGACGTCATCGGGCCGGGCTACGGCGGTGCCCACGTGGTGGGCGAGAGCGCGGATTCGATCCTGGCGCTCGGCGGCAACGACACGGTCAGCGGCGGTGGCGGCAACGACTCGATCGAAGGCGGCGCGGGCAATGACACGCTGAACGGCGAGGCGGGCGACGACAAGCTGGACGGCGGCACGGGCGCCGACGTCATGGCGGGCGGCGCCGGCAACGACAGCTACGTCGTCGACAACGCCCTGGACCAGGCCAGCGAGCTGGCCGGCGAGGGGACCGACAGTGTCACCGCTTCGGTCAACTACACCCTGGGCGCCAATGTCGAAAACCTGATCCTGACCGGCGCGGCGCGGGTGGGTACCGGCAACGCCCTGGCCAACACGATCACCGGCACCGCCGGCAACGACACGCTGGATGGCGCCGCCGGGGCCGACGCCATGATCGGCGGTGCGGGCAACGACGGCTACAAGGTCGACAATGCCGGCGATGTCGTCACCGAAGCCGCCGGCGGCGGCACCGATACCATTACGGCCTCGATCAACTACACGCTTGCCGCCAATGTCGAAAACCTGGTCCTGACCGGCGCGGCGCGGGTGGGTACCGGCAATGCCCTGGCCAACACGATCACCGGTACCGCCGGCAACGACACGCTGGACGGCGGGGCCGGCGCCGATACCCTGACCGGCGGCGCGGGCAACGACGCCTACAGCGTCGACAATGGCGGCGATATCGTCGTCGAACTGGCCGGGGGCGGCACCGACACCGTCACAGCAAGCGTCGCCTTCACGCTGGCCGCCAATGTCGAAAACCTGGTCCTGGCCGGGGGCGCGCGCTCGGGCATCGGCAATGCGCTCGACAACACGATCACCGGCACCGCCGGCGACGATACGCTGGACGGGGCTGCCGGGGCCGACATGCTGATCGGCGGGGCGGGCAACGACAGCTACAAGGTCGACAATGCCGCCGACGTGATCGTCGAGGCGGCGGGCCAAGGCACCGACACGGTGATCGCCGGCATCGACTACCTACTGGGCGACAACGGGGTGGAAAACCTGGTCCTGACCGGGGCGGCGCGCTCGGGCACCGGCAATGCCGGCAGCAACGCCATCACGGGGACGGCAGGCAACGACACGCTGGATGGCGGGGCCGGGCGGACACGCTGA
- a CDS encoding integrin alpha, which yields MPAPQTKAFLDAALLSGNAAQFLPVAPGDFSNTLGTGPVAGWLTAIGDLNGDGRADIMIGAPGDDDKAPDAGRVFIHVDPITAGATLTLGDSLTDIVIDGVNAGDRAGAAVGRAGDLNGDGLAEFLVGAPGMEKGAAVDAGAAFVLWGPAAPGNIDLNDPFTAGGKGYVIKGEAAGDAAGTTLLSVGDLNGDGKADVLVGAPGNDAGGTDAGAAYVVWGKSTNSAVSLNNVAAGTGGFKIIGADGGDAVGSVLAPWAT from the coding sequence ATGCCGGCGCCACAGACCAAGGCTTTTCTCGACGCAGCCCTCCTCAGCGGCAATGCGGCGCAGTTCCTGCCCGTCGCGCCCGGCGACTTTTCCAACACCCTGGGCACCGGCCCCGTGGCGGGTTGGCTGACCGCCATCGGCGACCTGAACGGCGATGGCCGGGCCGATATCATGATCGGCGCCCCTGGCGATGACGACAAGGCGCCCGATGCGGGCCGTGTCTTCATTCATGTCGACCCGATCACCGCGGGGGCCACCCTGACCTTGGGAGACTCGCTGACCGACATCGTGATCGACGGGGTGAACGCCGGCGACCGGGCCGGTGCGGCAGTCGGCCGCGCAGGCGACCTGAATGGCGACGGCCTTGCCGAATTCCTGGTCGGCGCGCCGGGTATGGAAAAGGGTGCCGCCGTCGATGCCGGCGCCGCCTTCGTCCTATGGGGGCCGGCCGCGCCGGGCAACATCGACCTGAATGATCCCTTCACCGCCGGCGGTAAGGGCTACGTGATCAAGGGCGAGGCGGCGGGCGACGCCGCCGGCACCACCCTCCTGTCCGTAGGCGACCTGAACGGTGACGGCAAGGCCGACGTGCTGGTCGGCGCCCCCGGCAATGATGCGGGGGGCACGGATGCCGGTGCGGCCTATGTCGTCTGGGGCAAGAGCACGAACAGCGCGGTCAGCCTGAACAATGTCGCCGCGGGCACCGGCGGCTTCAAGATCATCGGCGCGGATGGCGGTGACGCGGTCGGCAGCGTCCTCGCACCGTGGGCGACCTGA
- a CDS encoding response regulator, with protein MTLLLIEDDRMLGKAIADGLRPRFQVEWVKTVADAEAALATDGFDLAVLDLGLPDGSGLDLLKRERRQGNKLPVLILTARDAIQDRLAGLNTGADDYLTKPFDLNELIARCEAILRRAQGRASPLIEQGDLVYEPAARTASLAGEPLHLSARELAVLDILLANRGRVVSKNQIEERLYSADEVAESNTVEVHVSHLRRKIGRDRIRTVRGLGYMMPKRP; from the coding sequence ATGACGTTGCTGCTGATCGAAGACGACCGGATGCTGGGCAAGGCCATCGCCGACGGCCTGCGCCCGCGCTTCCAGGTCGAATGGGTCAAGACCGTGGCCGATGCCGAGGCCGCCCTGGCCACGGACGGGTTCGACCTTGCCGTGCTCGACCTCGGCCTGCCCGACGGCTCCGGCCTCGACCTGCTCAAGCGCGAGCGGCGGCAGGGCAACAAGCTGCCGGTACTGATCCTGACGGCGCGTGACGCAATTCAGGATCGCCTGGCCGGCCTCAACACCGGTGCCGACGATTACCTGACCAAGCCCTTCGACCTCAATGAACTGATCGCCCGCTGCGAAGCGATCCTGCGCCGTGCCCAGGGCCGGGCCTCCCCGCTGATCGAGCAGGGCGATCTGGTTTATGAGCCGGCCGCCCGCACGGCGTCGCTGGCCGGCGAGCCGCTGCATCTGTCGGCCCGGGAGCTTGCCGTGCTCGACATCCTGCTCGCCAACCGAGGCCGGGTGGTCAGCAAGAACCAGATCGAGGAGCGCCTCTACAGCGCCGACGAGGTGGCCGAGAGCAACACGGTCGAGGTGCATGTCTCCCACCTGCGGCGCAAGATCGGGCGGGACAGGATCAGGACCGTGCGGGGGCTCGGCTACATGATGCCGAAACGACCGTGA
- a CDS encoding acyl-CoA thioesterase — translation MDGEFGLTAAELVERMVRLLDVEEIDTDLYRGPRSIRPNMQGRVFGGQVIAQALVSASRSVEEGRVAHSLHAYFMRAGDPAHPIIYQVMRDYDGRSFATRRVVALQHGKPILNLAASFQVPEGGMAHQAAMPEVPLPEALMSEADYWAQHGDSLRPGVKDNLIQPRPVEFRIVHPPVRGPRPAQQRGWFRAAAPLGDDPALHRAVLAFASDMMLLHTSTLPHGVSWMTHSVQTASLDHALWLHEDFRADDWLLYATESPWAGHARGFNRGQIFARDGRLVASVTQEGLIRMRG, via the coding sequence ATGGATGGCGAGTTCGGGCTGACAGCGGCGGAACTGGTCGAGCGGATGGTGCGTCTGCTCGATGTCGAGGAAATCGATACCGATCTCTATCGCGGCCCCCGCTCCATCCGCCCCAATATGCAAGGGCGGGTGTTCGGCGGCCAGGTCATCGCCCAGGCCCTGGTCTCGGCCAGCCGGTCGGTCGAGGAGGGGCGGGTCGCCCATTCCCTGCACGCCTATTTCATGCGCGCCGGCGATCCCGCGCACCCCATCATCTATCAGGTCATGCGCGATTACGACGGGCGCAGCTTTGCCACCCGCCGGGTGGTGGCGCTTCAGCACGGCAAGCCGATCCTGAACCTCGCGGCCTCGTTCCAGGTGCCGGAGGGCGGCATGGCGCACCAGGCGGCGATGCCCGAGGTGCCGTTGCCCGAAGCGCTGATGTCGGAAGCGGACTATTGGGCGCAGCACGGCGACAGCCTGCGCCCGGGTGTGAAGGACAACCTGATCCAGCCCCGCCCGGTCGAATTCCGCATCGTGCATCCCCCGGTGCGGGGCCCAAGGCCGGCGCAGCAACGCGGCTGGTTCCGCGCGGCGGCGCCGCTGGGCGACGATCCGGCCCTGCACCGGGCGGTGCTGGCCTTCGCCTCCGACATGATGCTGCTGCACACCTCGACCCTGCCGCACGGGGTGAGCTGGATGACGCACAGCGTGCAGACGGCGAGCCTGGATCACGCCCTGTGGCTGCACGAGGATTTCCGTGCGGACGACTGGCTGCTCTATGCGACGGAAAGTCCCTGGGCCGGCCATGCCCGCGGCTTCAACCGCGGCCAGATCTTCGCCCGCGACGGCCGCCTGGTGGCCAGCGTCACCCAGGAAGGCCTGATCAGGATGCGCGGGTAG
- a CDS encoding acyl-CoA dehydrogenase family protein yields MPLFLDDEQTMLRDSARAFVGETAPVSHMRSLRDAKDPNGYAPALWKQFAEMGFTGILIDEAHGGSGLGAVEAGVVLEEIGRNLTPSPFLATAVGAVEALNAGSAAQRERWFPAILAGDAVAALAIDERAKHRPASTALRAERSGNGFKLSGTKRFVTHGHVADLLVVAARTAGAAGEMDGITLFAVEKGAAGLQAKPERLADASLAAAIDFDGVRVEADAVIGEIDAGWAPLTRVLNGVRVGASAELLGVGAGAMDMTVGYLKERKQFGQTIGAFQALQHRAAHLYSEMEVARAAVLKAQQLLDAGDARAEEAVMVAKAMAGLATTLAVQEGVQMHGGIGMTDEYSIGFYMKRGRVLAEMFGDADYHADQLARRAGY; encoded by the coding sequence ATGCCCCTGTTCCTGGATGACGAGCAGACCATGCTCCGCGACAGCGCCCGCGCCTTCGTGGGCGAAACCGCCCCCGTGTCCCACATGCGTTCCCTGCGGGATGCCAAGGATCCCAACGGCTATGCGCCCGCACTGTGGAAGCAGTTCGCCGAGATGGGCTTCACCGGCATCCTGATCGACGAGGCTCATGGCGGTTCGGGTCTGGGCGCGGTCGAGGCCGGCGTGGTGCTGGAGGAAATCGGCCGCAACCTCACCCCGTCGCCGTTCCTCGCCACCGCGGTGGGCGCGGTCGAGGCGTTGAACGCCGGCTCGGCCGCCCAGCGCGAGCGCTGGTTCCCGGCGATCCTGGCGGGCGACGCGGTCGCGGCCCTGGCGATCGACGAGCGGGCCAAGCACCGGCCGGCGTCGACGGCCTTGCGGGCGGAGCGTTCGGGCAACGGCTTCAAGCTGTCGGGGACCAAGCGCTTCGTCACCCACGGCCACGTCGCCGACCTGCTGGTCGTCGCGGCACGCACCGCCGGTGCCGCGGGCGAGATGGACGGCATCACCCTGTTCGCGGTCGAGAAGGGCGCTGCCGGCCTGCAGGCAAAGCCCGAGCGGCTGGCCGATGCCAGCCTGGCGGCGGCGATCGATTTCGACGGTGTCCGGGTCGAAGCGGATGCGGTGATCGGCGAGATCGATGCCGGATGGGCCCCGCTCACCCGCGTGCTGAACGGTGTGCGCGTCGGCGCCTCGGCCGAGTTGCTGGGGGTCGGCGCCGGGGCCATGGACATGACGGTGGGCTATCTCAAGGAGCGCAAGCAGTTCGGCCAGACCATCGGCGCCTTCCAGGCCTTGCAGCACCGGGCGGCCCACCTCTATTCGGAAATGGAGGTGGCGCGCGCCGCCGTGCTCAAGGCCCAGCAACTGCTGGATGCGGGCGATGCCCGGGCGGAGGAGGCGGTGATGGTGGCCAAGGCCATGGCCGGCCTTGCGACCACGCTCGCGGTGCAGGAAGGTGTGCAGATGCATGGCGGCATCGGCATGACCGACGAATACAGCATCGGCTTCTACATGAAGCGCGGCCGGGTGCTGGCGGAAATGTTCGGCGACGCCGATTATCACGCCGATCAACTGGCAAGGCGCGCAGGGTACTGA